The Bradyrhizobium sp. WSM471 genome includes the window CCCGGTGCGCTTCGCTCCATCCGGGCTACGGACCACTCGCGCGGAACCCACCACGCGCGATCGTGAATAGGGAGGCGCGGTCCTTCCCGCTACAAGAGACTGGGGGCGCATCGAATCCTGCGCCAGAGCCGTGCCGTCTGTTGTCACCTCATCGTACCTCACCCGACGGGCGCTCGCCCGGGCGGCGCTCGTTCCCCTCGCGCTTGCCTGGCCGCGCGGCGCCGCCGCGGATTCCGACATGATCGCGCAGATGCGCGACATCGTCGCGAACGAACTGGCGCCGACCGCGACGCCGGACCAGCCGGGCGGTCTCGCCGCCGCGCTTTATGCCGGCGGCCATGTCGAGTTCTTCAACTACGGCTTTGCCGACGACGCCACGCAAAGACCGGTCACGCCGGACACCCTGTTCAATCTCGGTTCCCTGCGCAAGCCGTTCGAGGCGACGCTGGTCGCGCTCGGCACCCTCCACGGCGAGCTGCAGCTCGACGATCGTCTGGCGAAATATCTCCCCGAGCTCACCGGCGACTATGTCCGCCGCATCACCGTGGGCGAACTCGTCACGCACACCTCAGGCATGCTGCTGCCGACCGATCATCCGCCGTGGCCGAGCGACACTTTTTCTCGCGCGCAACTCATCGACATGTTCAACAGCTGGAGACCGCAAGCCGGCGAAGTGCCGGGCAAGCAGCGCGTCTACAGCCATGCCGGCTATGTGCTGCTTCAACTGGTGCTCGAGCGCTGCTACGGCGCTCCGATCGCACGCCTGTTCGAACAACGCATCTTCAAGCCGATCGGCATGAATGCGACCTCCTTGCCCGAACGCGGCGAGGACAGCCGTGCCGTCATGGACGAGGCCCGGATGCAGCGCGCGGTCCAGGGCTACTCGGATCAGGGCATGGCGATCGGCCCCATCGGCAACCAGCAGAGCTATTTTGATTTTCCCGGCACGGGCCAGATGTTTTCCTCGCCGCGGGATCTCGCCGCATTCGTGGCGGCCTGCGTCGATGGCCACTCGGTCGACCCTCACTTACGTGAGGCTTTGCGGATGACGCAGCACGAGGCCTTCCGGGTCAACGAGAAATTCGGACAAGGCATGGCCTGGGAGACGGTGCATCTTCCCGAGGTCACCGTCGTCGACAAGCCGGGCGGCCTCAACAATGCCTCCGGCTATATCGGACTCGTGCCGGCGCTGCGGATCGGCATCGTGTTGCTGGCCAATCGCGGCGAATACCCGCACGAGATCGCCCGCTACAGGATCCTGCCCGCGCTGGCGAAGCTCATGGGCCCGCACTGAACACATCCCTGAAAAGAGAAAGCCCCGGCTGAGCCAGGGCTTTCCACGCCAGATCAGGAACGGGATGAAGCTCAGTATCTGGCGACGACCGGTCCGCCGAACTTGTAGTTCACGCCGACGCGCGCGATGTTCGATTTGAGATCGACCGAGTGGGTGAAGACGTTGGTCGGAAATGCGCCGCCAAGCAGATTGGTGCTGGTCACGGTGCTGCGGCCGAGATCGACATAGAGATATTCCGCCTTGAGCGACCAGCCGCCGCCGAAGGCATATTCAGTGCCCACACCTGCGGTCCAGCCGACGCGCGTATCGCGGAACGCGGCCGACTCCGTCGCCGCGGCGAACGTGTCGGTGAAGTTGAAATTGCCCTTCACCTCGGCGATCGCCGCGCCGCCGGTGGCGTAGAGCAACCAGGTCGGAGCCGCGAGGAAGCCGATGCGGCCGCGGATGGTGGCGAGCCAGTCGGCCGAGACCGACGACGACACCGTGAAGCCGGTCGGCGCGCAGCAGGGATAGAGCGCCGACCCGGACGCACTGCCCTTGAAGCCGAAATAGTTGATGTCGCCTTCCAGGCCGAGCACGGCGTTGTTGAGTTGCCAGTTGTAGCCGGCGGTAAAACCGCCCGTGACGCTGGAGCTGTTGATCCGCTGGGCGCCGACGGCCGCAATCGCGGAAACACTGGAACTTGCGAAATAGGCAGCGGGATCGAACGCCGTCGAGGTGGCCGGATCGGCGCTGCCCCACCGCCCGCCGACATTGCCGCCGACGTAAAAGCCGGTCCAGTTGTAGGCCGTCGCCATCATCGGCGCCTTGGTGTAGTGCGCCGCGAGATCGGCCGCCTGCACGGATGCGGAGCCCAAAACGACCGCGGCAACTGCCAGCAAAAACTTCTTCATTCCAGTCTCCTTGCCTCACGCGATTGATCTCGCGTTTCGAATGCGCGCGGGCGGAAATTTGTCCGGCGCAGATCGGGCATAGGCTACCGGTCCCTCGCCGTCTTGGGCTGCGGCGAAGTTCATAGGGACTAAGACGTAGTGCGCGCCGTGCGGCACGCGAACGCGTGACTGGTGTGACCGAGAGGCCACGCATCCGCGGCGCACGACGCACGTCCGTGTCGCATCGCGACAAGTGCGCGAAACGCAATTCGAGCCCCCCGCGTTTCAGACCGAACGCGTCAGTCCGCCGTCGACACGGATGTTCTGTCCCGTGATGTAGGCCGCACCATCGGATG containing:
- a CDS encoding serine hydrolase encodes the protein MIAQMRDIVANELAPTATPDQPGGLAAALYAGGHVEFFNYGFADDATQRPVTPDTLFNLGSLRKPFEATLVALGTLHGELQLDDRLAKYLPELTGDYVRRITVGELVTHTSGMLLPTDHPPWPSDTFSRAQLIDMFNSWRPQAGEVPGKQRVYSHAGYVLLQLVLERCYGAPIARLFEQRIFKPIGMNATSLPERGEDSRAVMDEARMQRAVQGYSDQGMAIGPIGNQQSYFDFPGTGQMFSSPRDLAAFVAACVDGHSVDPHLREALRMTQHEAFRVNEKFGQGMAWETVHLPEVTVVDKPGGLNNASGYIGLVPALRIGIVLLANRGEYPHEIARYRILPALAKLMGPH
- a CDS encoding outer membrane protein, with amino-acid sequence MKKFLLAVAAVVLGSASVQAADLAAHYTKAPMMATAYNWTGFYVGGNVGGRWGSADPATSTAFDPAAYFASSSVSAIAAVGAQRINSSSVTGGFTAGYNWQLNNAVLGLEGDINYFGFKGSASGSALYPCCAPTGFTVSSSVSADWLATIRGRIGFLAAPTWLLYATGGAAIAEVKGNFNFTDTFAAATESAAFRDTRVGWTAGVGTEYAFGGGWSLKAEYLYVDLGRSTVTSTNLLGGAFPTNVFTHSVDLKSNIARVGVNYKFGGPVVARY